The following proteins are co-located in the Paludibaculum fermentans genome:
- the gcvT gene encoding glycine cleavage system aminomethyltransferase GcvT: MSDPSVDLLKTPLNAAHRALKARMVDFGGWDMPVQYSGIIDEHNTVRTAAGLFDVSHMGEIEIKGPEALSLVNYVSTNNAAKLAIGQVHYAGLLYDHGGFVDDILVHKVADDSYFLCVNASNQDKDFEHIAAQNRWDCTVENAGPRYAQIAVQGPKALATLQKLTKTELSPIKYYWFTDGEVSGDWARIARTGYTGEDGFEIYVDPSLAEKRWNELMAAGEEFGIKPAGLGARNTLRMESGMALYGHEIDASISPLEAGLQWIVKFDKGDFLGRARLEEQKAAGLTRKLIGFEMCGRGIGRDGYEVRVAGAPAGWVTSGGPSPTLNKNIGMCYLPLDKAVPGTSIEVMVRNAPVEAVTIPIPFYKRAK, translated from the coding sequence ATGAGTGATCCTTCCGTCGACCTGCTGAAAACGCCTCTCAACGCAGCCCACCGCGCCCTCAAGGCCCGCATGGTGGACTTCGGCGGTTGGGACATGCCCGTACAGTATTCCGGCATCATCGACGAGCACAACACGGTCCGCACCGCCGCCGGCCTTTTTGATGTCAGCCACATGGGCGAGATCGAGATCAAAGGGCCGGAAGCCCTCTCTCTCGTCAACTACGTCTCCACGAACAACGCCGCCAAGCTGGCCATCGGCCAGGTCCACTACGCCGGCCTGCTCTACGACCACGGCGGCTTTGTCGACGACATCCTGGTGCACAAGGTCGCTGACGATTCCTACTTCCTGTGCGTCAACGCCTCCAACCAGGACAAGGACTTCGAGCACATCGCCGCCCAGAACCGCTGGGATTGCACCGTCGAGAACGCCGGCCCGCGTTACGCCCAAATCGCGGTCCAGGGACCTAAGGCGCTAGCCACTCTCCAGAAGCTCACCAAGACCGAACTCTCGCCCATCAAGTACTACTGGTTCACCGATGGCGAAGTCTCCGGAGACTGGGCCCGCATCGCCCGCACCGGCTACACGGGCGAGGATGGCTTTGAAATCTACGTCGACCCCAGCCTCGCCGAGAAACGCTGGAACGAACTCATGGCCGCCGGCGAGGAGTTTGGGATCAAACCCGCCGGTTTGGGTGCCCGCAACACCCTCCGCATGGAATCCGGCATGGCCTTGTACGGCCACGAGATCGATGCTTCCATTTCGCCCCTCGAAGCCGGCCTGCAGTGGATCGTCAAGTTCGACAAGGGTGATTTCCTCGGCCGCGCCAGGCTGGAAGAGCAGAAGGCCGCCGGTCTCACCCGTAAACTGATTGGCTTTGAAATGTGTGGTCGCGGCATCGGCCGCGACGGCTACGAAGTCCGCGTCGCGGGCGCTCCCGCCGGCTGGGTCACCTCCGGCGGTCCTTCCCCGACGCTCAACAAGAACATCGGAATGTGTTACCTGCCCCTCGACAAGGCTGTACCCGGCACCTCCATCGAAGTCATGGTACGGAATGCCCCTGTCGAAGCGGTCACCATCCCCATCCCTTTCTACAAGCGAGCGAAATGA
- a CDS encoding glycerate kinase type-2 family protein, with translation MPIARILRRDAKAIFQAAVDAAQPETAVLAALKRIPTHRFRHIFVLGAGKASAAMAHAVEAALGGHVTAGLVNTKDGHLADLKRIRLNECSHPVPDQRGVDGARQIALLASDAKADDLVICLISGGGSALLPLPAAPITLAEKQDTTRLLLGCGATIHELNAVRKHLSLIKGGQLARLAAPATVVSLMLSDVVGDPLDVIGSGPTAPDPSTFQTAWTVIEKYGLAAQLPASVRTRLQSGLRGTVEDTPKEGDACFARTRNLVIGSNLLAVKAAAAKAKDLGYKPVVLSTTIEGETKDVAFMHAAIAREAIATGRPAKPPVCFISGGETTVTIRGDGLGGRNQEFALAAAIVLDGQPGVLAFSGGTDGTDGPTDAAGAMADGESVQRAAKLGLNAALSLGRNDSYHFFDALGDLVKTGPTGTNVMDVRLMLLR, from the coding sequence ATGCCTATTGCCCGGATTCTCCGCCGCGACGCCAAGGCCATCTTCCAGGCCGCGGTCGATGCTGCCCAACCGGAAACCGCCGTGCTGGCCGCTCTCAAGAGGATCCCCACTCATCGTTTTCGCCATATCTTTGTCCTTGGCGCAGGCAAGGCCTCCGCAGCCATGGCCCATGCCGTGGAAGCCGCCCTCGGCGGCCATGTCACCGCTGGGCTCGTGAATACCAAGGACGGTCATCTCGCGGACCTCAAGCGCATCCGGCTGAACGAGTGCAGTCATCCCGTGCCCGATCAACGCGGTGTTGACGGCGCCCGGCAGATCGCCCTGCTCGCCAGTGATGCGAAAGCGGACGATCTGGTCATCTGCCTCATCTCCGGCGGAGGCTCGGCCCTCCTGCCCTTGCCGGCCGCTCCAATCACTCTCGCGGAGAAGCAGGACACCACCCGGCTCCTCCTCGGCTGCGGAGCCACCATCCACGAGCTCAACGCGGTCCGCAAACACCTCTCCCTCATAAAGGGAGGCCAACTGGCTCGCTTGGCCGCACCCGCCACCGTGGTTTCGCTGATGCTCTCCGACGTGGTCGGCGACCCGCTGGACGTCATCGGGTCCGGCCCCACCGCCCCCGACCCCTCCACCTTCCAAACCGCCTGGACCGTCATCGAAAAATACGGCCTCGCCGCCCAGTTGCCCGCGTCCGTCCGCACCCGCCTCCAGTCCGGCCTCCGCGGCACCGTGGAAGATACACCCAAAGAGGGGGACGCCTGTTTCGCCCGCACCCGCAATCTCGTCATCGGCAGCAATCTGCTCGCCGTGAAAGCCGCCGCGGCCAAGGCTAAGGACCTCGGCTACAAGCCCGTCGTCCTTTCCACCACCATCGAGGGCGAGACCAAGGATGTCGCCTTCATGCACGCCGCCATCGCCCGCGAGGCCATCGCCACCGGACGTCCGGCCAAACCACCGGTCTGCTTCATTTCCGGCGGCGAAACCACGGTCACCATCCGCGGCGACGGCCTCGGGGGCCGCAATCAGGAGTTCGCGCTCGCCGCCGCCATCGTCCTTGACGGCCAACCCGGAGTGCTGGCTTTTAGCGGCGGTACTGACGGCACCGACGGACCCACCGACGCGGCAGGCGCCATGGCGGACGGCGAATCGGTCCAACGCGCCGCCAAACTGGGGCTGAATGCCGCCTTGTCCCTGGGCCGCAACGATTCTTACCACTTCTTCGATGCCCTGGGTGACCTCGTGAAGACCGGGCCGACCGGCACCAACGTGATGGATGTCCGGCTCATGCTCCTCAGATGA
- a CDS encoding shikimate kinase produces MILKLKRTPGIYLVGFMGSGKTTVGRALAKYLGWRFADLDEDIEAREQQPIGQIFDTHGEDEFRRIESEALKRRVSDVARGVPWVISVGGGCFAQPRNFELIQNHGLSIWLDAPLELIRSRIAHSTHRPLARDPEKFEALYWARREFYDKSDYRIPVGSEGSQGAVDTILKLPIF; encoded by the coding sequence ATGATTCTTAAGCTGAAGCGCACACCGGGCATCTACCTGGTGGGCTTCATGGGTAGCGGAAAAACGACGGTGGGCCGCGCACTCGCCAAATACCTCGGGTGGCGGTTTGCCGACCTGGACGAGGATATCGAGGCGCGCGAGCAACAGCCCATCGGCCAGATCTTCGATACGCATGGCGAGGATGAATTCCGCCGCATCGAGAGCGAGGCCCTCAAGCGCCGCGTCTCTGATGTCGCCCGCGGCGTCCCTTGGGTCATCTCCGTCGGTGGCGGGTGTTTTGCCCAACCCCGAAACTTCGAGCTCATCCAGAACCACGGGCTCTCCATCTGGCTGGATGCGCCTCTGGAACTCATTCGCTCCCGCATCGCCCACTCCACCCACCGGCCCCTCGCCCGGGACCCCGAGAAGTTCGAAGCCCTCTATTGGGCGCGGCGCGAGTTCTACGACAAGTCGGATTATCGAATCCCGGTCGGCTCGGAAGGTTCCCAGGGCGCGGTCGATACCATTCTGAAACTGCCCATCTTCTAA
- a CDS encoding SDR family NAD(P)-dependent oxidoreductase produces the protein MKISGSVTLITGASSGIGAALAAELRRRGARLVLTGRSTERLARIAQPEDLVLPGDLCDSAFRDTLIQRSLDRFGHIDILVNNAGYGMYAPPTRSPLDDVRDMFELNLFAPLHLIQLAAPLMKERGSGIIVNISSVAGRLTLPWLSIYSASKFALCALSEGLRSELSGAGIQVMTVCPGYVKTAFPENVRGAAMPPSLRNPSHFAITAAECANAIVRGIEKGAATVVTPGSARLLLLAARLFPWQTERFLARFHRQLEQQA, from the coding sequence ATGAAGATCTCCGGCAGTGTCACACTCATCACGGGAGCCAGCTCCGGCATCGGTGCTGCCCTCGCCGCGGAACTCCGCCGCCGCGGTGCGCGTCTCGTGCTCACGGGCCGCTCTACGGAACGGCTCGCACGCATCGCCCAACCCGAGGACCTTGTCCTCCCCGGCGACCTTTGCGACTCCGCCTTCCGCGACACCCTCATCCAACGCTCCCTCGATCGATTCGGCCACATTGACATCCTCGTCAATAATGCTGGCTACGGGATGTATGCGCCGCCCACCCGCTCGCCTCTCGACGACGTGCGCGACATGTTCGAGCTCAACCTTTTTGCGCCCCTCCATCTCATCCAACTCGCTGCGCCCTTGATGAAAGAGCGAGGAAGCGGCATCATCGTCAATATCAGTTCCGTCGCTGGGAGATTGACCTTGCCGTGGCTTTCCATATACTCCGCTTCCAAGTTCGCCTTGTGCGCGCTGTCGGAAGGCCTGCGTTCCGAACTCTCCGGTGCAGGGATCCAGGTCATGACCGTTTGCCCCGGCTACGTGAAAACGGCCTTCCCTGAGAACGTTCGCGGAGCCGCCATGCCCCCCTCCCTCCGCAACCCTTCGCACTTCGCCATCACCGCCGCGGAATGCGCCAATGCTATCGTTCGAGGTATCGAAAAAGGAGCCGCTACCGTCGTGACCCCCGGCAGCGCCAGGTTGCTGCTTCTCGCGGCGCGGCTCTTTCCGTGGCAGACTGAAAGGTTCTTGGCGCGGTTCCACCGCCAATTGGAGCAGCAAGCATGA
- a CDS encoding LON peptidase substrate-binding domain-containing protein — protein MSHNTKMPEGLLPLFPLEVVLFPNTSLPLHIFEDRYKEMINECITEDRAFGIVLSRGNGVLRTGTTAAVEQVLQRFEDGRLDILTLGRRRFEILSIQTDRNFFQAEVQYFDDDDQAPASLQTILRALEQFEELVKLTGDETETPEADHPELSFQLAQISTDLSFRQTLLQMRSEADRMEQVREHLAVLLERHKLGKEIRKVARLNGHGKHTPDLSSLE, from the coding sequence ATGAGCCATAATACAAAGATGCCGGAGGGCCTGCTGCCGCTGTTTCCACTGGAAGTGGTGCTGTTTCCGAACACGAGTTTGCCGTTGCACATCTTCGAGGACCGGTACAAGGAGATGATCAACGAATGCATTACCGAGGATCGCGCTTTCGGCATCGTGCTCTCGCGCGGGAACGGGGTGCTGCGGACCGGCACTACTGCCGCCGTGGAACAGGTGCTGCAGCGGTTTGAAGACGGCCGTTTGGACATCCTTACGCTGGGGCGCCGGCGGTTTGAGATCCTTTCGATCCAAACTGACAGGAACTTTTTCCAGGCGGAAGTCCAGTATTTCGACGATGACGATCAGGCGCCGGCCAGTCTGCAGACGATTCTGCGGGCGCTTGAGCAGTTCGAAGAACTCGTCAAGCTCACCGGAGACGAGACCGAGACGCCGGAAGCGGACCACCCCGAGTTGAGCTTTCAACTGGCCCAGATCTCGACAGATCTAAGTTTCCGCCAAACGTTGCTGCAGATGCGCTCGGAGGCGGACCGGATGGAGCAGGTACGCGAGCATCTGGCGGTGCTGCTGGAGCGGCACAAACTCGGCAAAGAGATCAGGAAAGTGGCACGGCTGAACGGGCATGGCAAGCATACGCCGGACCTTTCCAGCCTCGAATAG
- a CDS encoding HAD family hydrolase — MRLNLLIDADDTLWENNVYFEAAFEQFVSFLEHSTLTADEVRAILDEIELANSKVHGYGSLNFGRNLQECYRRLAGRAIRNEDLETVKGFALRILEQPVELMEGVAETLEYLASRHALTICTKGHEEEQKLKIDRSGVGVWFEHTAIVKEKDRGAYQRLVAERGLDPAVTWMIGNSPKSDINPSLEAGLNAVFVPHERTWTLERQALREPGPGRLEIVERFSDLQRLF; from the coding sequence ATGCGCCTCAACCTGCTGATCGACGCCGACGATACGCTGTGGGAGAACAACGTCTACTTCGAGGCGGCTTTCGAGCAGTTTGTCTCGTTCCTGGAGCATTCGACGCTGACGGCGGATGAGGTTCGGGCCATCCTGGATGAGATCGAACTGGCCAACAGCAAGGTGCACGGGTACGGTTCGTTGAACTTCGGCCGGAACCTGCAGGAGTGCTACCGGCGGCTGGCCGGACGGGCGATCCGGAACGAGGATCTGGAAACGGTGAAGGGGTTTGCGCTTCGGATTCTGGAACAACCGGTGGAGTTGATGGAGGGAGTGGCGGAGACGCTGGAGTACCTCGCATCGCGGCATGCCCTGACCATTTGCACGAAGGGCCACGAGGAAGAGCAGAAGCTCAAGATCGACCGTTCCGGGGTGGGGGTGTGGTTCGAGCACACGGCCATTGTGAAGGAGAAAGACCGGGGCGCTTACCAGCGGCTGGTGGCCGAACGGGGGTTGGATCCGGCTGTTACCTGGATGATCGGGAACTCTCCGAAATCCGATATCAACCCGTCGCTGGAGGCCGGATTGAATGCGGTGTTCGTGCCGCATGAACGGACCTGGACGCTGGAGCGGCAGGCGTTGCGCGAGCCTGGACCGGGGCGGCTGGAGATCGTGGAGAGATTCTCAGACCTTCAGCGGCTGTTTTAA
- a CDS encoding ABC transporter permease, producing MLPDFIFAFRSLHKSLGFTLVSVLTLGLGIGASTAMFSVVHSALLRPLPYPEADRIVHVWEETAAMGFPENTPAPANYYDWKAQSKTLEDMTAFRRWAFTLTGEGEAVRIEGVKTTPELFPLLGVKPRLGRVFTAAEDEAGAPGVAIVSYALWRDRFGSDSSLIGKTLSLDGAAMTVIGVMPAEFRVAGYEADIWTPMAFSPEDRTRRGSHFLQVMAKLKPGVTLEQARAEMKGIAKRLELQYPDSNSEVGAVVTSLRQTLSGRQKPMLLALLGIVGFLLLIACANVAGLLVARASARQREFAVRAALGAGRMKLLRLQLVESSVLAALACLLGLALAAWTKEGVSRLLPEALYGAKEIELNPVVLGFSMVAAALTALLSGMAPALLAWRTAEADSLRQGSRNQVGGRAGLRQLLVGAEVTLSVLMLTGAGLFLHSFLKLQRQELGFDPEGLVTMRLVLPDRSYAKDEQRVAFYQASLEKIKAIPGVADAGWTYRVPTSMAGGASMVTFDGRPAPPRGQEIVVPHRYVTPSYFPTMRMRLVEGRLMEARDTKGPVYGVMVNETFARRFFQGRSALDSTFVDSNQEAKCRIIGVVADVREYNIDEPARPVMYNPLQAAPMVRDLVVRTAMEPGAVATLVRAEIRSIDASLAVSHVQPMEEVLSKAVAGPRLQMVLAGIFAVLALLLTGVGLAGVVAQSVVERTPEIGLRMALGAQRGHVLALVFREGILPTGAGLAAGLALSLAMARTVQSLLYGVQAHDTQTFVTVPLVLAGVSLLAMLLPALRALRIEPMSALRGD from the coding sequence ATGCTTCCGGATTTCATATTCGCCTTTCGTTCCCTTCACAAGAGTCTCGGCTTCACGCTGGTGTCGGTGCTGACACTGGGCTTAGGGATCGGGGCCTCCACGGCGATGTTCAGCGTGGTGCACTCGGCACTACTGCGCCCGCTGCCTTACCCGGAGGCCGATCGAATCGTCCATGTGTGGGAAGAGACCGCGGCGATGGGGTTCCCGGAGAATACTCCGGCGCCGGCCAATTACTATGACTGGAAAGCGCAGTCGAAGACGCTGGAGGACATGACGGCCTTCCGGCGCTGGGCCTTCACGTTGACGGGAGAAGGGGAAGCTGTCCGCATCGAAGGCGTGAAGACGACCCCCGAGTTGTTCCCGCTGCTAGGCGTGAAGCCGCGGTTGGGGCGGGTGTTCACCGCGGCGGAAGACGAGGCTGGAGCGCCCGGCGTAGCGATCGTGAGCTACGCATTGTGGAGGGACCGGTTCGGCAGCGACTCCTCGCTGATTGGAAAGACGCTATCGCTGGACGGTGCTGCGATGACGGTGATCGGGGTCATGCCGGCCGAGTTTCGCGTGGCCGGGTATGAGGCGGACATCTGGACTCCGATGGCGTTCAGTCCGGAAGACCGGACCCGGCGAGGCTCCCACTTTCTGCAGGTGATGGCGAAGCTGAAGCCCGGGGTGACGCTGGAGCAGGCTCGAGCGGAGATGAAGGGGATCGCGAAGCGGCTGGAACTCCAGTATCCGGATTCGAATTCGGAAGTGGGCGCCGTGGTGACCAGCCTGCGGCAAACGCTAAGCGGGCGGCAGAAGCCGATGCTGCTGGCGCTGCTGGGGATTGTCGGGTTCCTGCTGCTGATCGCCTGTGCCAATGTGGCCGGGCTGCTGGTGGCACGGGCCTCGGCGCGGCAACGGGAATTCGCGGTGCGGGCGGCTTTGGGCGCCGGGCGGATGAAGCTGCTGCGGCTGCAACTGGTGGAGAGTTCGGTACTGGCGGCCCTTGCCTGCCTGCTGGGTTTGGCGTTGGCCGCCTGGACCAAGGAGGGCGTGTCGCGGCTGCTGCCGGAGGCGCTGTACGGGGCCAAGGAGATCGAGCTGAATCCGGTGGTGCTGGGTTTCTCGATGGTTGCCGCGGCTCTGACCGCGCTTCTTTCCGGGATGGCGCCCGCCCTTTTGGCCTGGCGCACGGCCGAAGCGGACTCGCTGCGGCAGGGCAGCCGGAACCAAGTGGGTGGGCGGGCAGGCCTGCGCCAGTTGCTGGTCGGCGCGGAGGTTACGCTCTCCGTGCTGATGCTGACAGGCGCCGGATTGTTTCTGCATAGCTTCCTCAAGCTGCAACGGCAGGAGTTGGGTTTCGACCCCGAGGGCCTCGTTACGATGCGGCTGGTGCTGCCGGACCGATCGTACGCGAAGGATGAACAGCGCGTCGCCTTCTACCAGGCGTCGCTGGAGAAGATCAAGGCGATTCCTGGAGTGGCCGACGCCGGTTGGACCTACCGCGTACCGACCAGCATGGCCGGCGGAGCAAGCATGGTGACGTTCGATGGGCGTCCGGCGCCGCCGCGCGGGCAGGAGATCGTCGTGCCGCACCGCTATGTGACTCCGTCGTATTTCCCTACGATGCGGATGCGGCTGGTGGAGGGGCGGCTGATGGAGGCGCGCGATACGAAAGGCCCGGTTTACGGCGTGATGGTGAACGAGACCTTTGCCAGGCGCTTCTTCCAGGGACGGTCCGCGCTGGACAGTACGTTCGTCGACAGCAACCAGGAGGCGAAGTGCCGGATCATCGGCGTGGTGGCGGATGTGCGCGAATACAACATCGACGAGCCGGCCCGGCCGGTGATGTACAACCCGCTGCAGGCCGCCCCAATGGTCCGGGACCTGGTGGTGCGGACAGCGATGGAGCCAGGGGCGGTCGCGACGCTGGTGCGTGCCGAGATCCGGTCGATTGATGCCAGCCTGGCTGTGTCCCATGTGCAGCCGATGGAGGAGGTGCTTTCGAAGGCGGTGGCGGGCCCAAGGCTCCAGATGGTGCTGGCCGGCATATTTGCGGTGTTGGCGCTGCTGCTGACGGGCGTGGGTTTGGCGGGCGTGGTGGCACAGAGCGTGGTTGAGCGGACGCCCGAGATTGGGCTTCGCATGGCGCTGGGCGCACAGCGCGGTCATGTGCTGGCGCTGGTGTTCCGGGAGGGCATTCTGCCGACCGGGGCCGGGCTGGCGGCGGGCCTCGCACTGAGCCTGGCGATGGCTCGTACGGTGCAGAGCCTGCTGTATGGGGTGCAGGCGCATGACACCCAGACGTTTGTCACGGTGCCACTGGTGCTGGCGGGGGTCTCGTTGCTGGCCATGCTGCTGCCGGCGCTGCGCGCCCTGCGGATTGAACCGATGAGCGCGCTGCGCGGCGATTGA